The following coding sequences are from one Zalophus californianus isolate mZalCal1 chromosome 15, mZalCal1.pri.v2, whole genome shotgun sequence window:
- the C15H10orf53 gene encoding UPF0728 protein C10orf53 homolog isoform X1, with the protein MPKDAVVIVRYGPYSAVGLAVEYRTFRLEGLQAVLTRDGHKVILEKTEDWNVVELMVNEEIVFHCNIKDLEFGGDGKLDPLCEEARIAVLNAY; encoded by the exons ATGCCGAAGGACGCGGTGGTCATCGTTCGCTACGGGCCGTACAGTGCAGTCGGCCTGGCTGTGGAGTACCGCACCTTCCGCCTGGAGGGCCTGCAAG CTGTGTTGACCAGAGATGGACACAAGGTCATCCTAGAGAAGACAGAAGACTGGAATGTGGTAGAACTCATGGTGAACGAAGAAATTGTCTTCCACTGTAACATCAAAGACTTGGAGTTTG GAGGTGATGGTAAACTAGACCCGCTGTGTGAAGAGGCCAGGATAGCCGTCCTAAATGCCTACTGA
- the C15H10orf53 gene encoding UPF0728 protein C10orf53 homolog isoform X2, producing the protein MPKDAVVIVRYGPYSAVGLAVEYRTFRLEGLQAVLTRDGHKVILEKTEDWNVVELMVNEEIVFHCNIKDLEFGI; encoded by the exons ATGCCGAAGGACGCGGTGGTCATCGTTCGCTACGGGCCGTACAGTGCAGTCGGCCTGGCTGTGGAGTACCGCACCTTCCGCCTGGAGGGCCTGCAAG CTGTGTTGACCAGAGATGGACACAAGGTCATCCTAGAGAAGACAGAAGACTGGAATGTGGTAGAACTCATGGTGAACGAAGAAATTGTCTTCCACTGTAACATCAAAGACTTGGAGTTTG GCATCTGA